The nucleotide sequence GCACAAGTAACAACTGTTGCCGATGTGAATATTATAGATAACGGTATTATTGACATCCCAATGCTGCAAATTCTCGACGAAAACGGTAAAGCAACGCCGGAGGCAACCTTACCCGACATTAGTCAAGCGCAAGCGTTAAAGATTCACGAGACCATGGCCTACACGCGGGTGCTTGATGAACGAATGGTGGCGGCTCAACGCCAAGGGCGTATTAGCTTTTACCTTGCAAGTACCGGCGAGGAAGCCGCAACGGTAGCAAGCGCAGCGGCACTAAGTACCGAAGACCTCATCATGTCACAATATCGTGAGCAAGGGGCATTGGCTTATCGAGGATACACCACTGATCAATTCATGAATCAGATGTTCAGCAATAAAGACGACCCTAATAAAGGCCGCCAAATGCCGATTCATTATGGTGATAAAGCGCTAAATTTCATGACGATCTCATCTCCCCTTGGCACCCAAATACCGCAAGCTTCCGGCTATGCGTATGGTCAAAAAATGGCAGGGAAAGACGCAATTACCATATGCTATTTCGGAGAAGGTGCCGCGTCAGAAGGAGATTTCCACGCTGGGCTTAATATGGCAGCGGTACTTAGCTGTCCTGTCATCTTTTTTTGCAGAAATAATGGCTACGCTATCTCCACACCAGCAGAGGAACAATTTGCAGGTGATGGCATAGCGTCTCGCGGGTTAGGTTACGGAATAAAAACCATTCGGGTAGACGGCAACGACGTATTAGCGGTTTACGCGGCAACGAAACGGGCGAGGGAAATCGCTCTTGCAGAACAATGCCCTGTACTTATTGAAGCGATGACCTACAGGTTAGCCGCCCATTCTACCTCCGATGATCCTAGCGGTTACCGCTCAAAAGAAGAGGAAGAAAAATGGCGCACAAAAGACCCTATTACTCGGTTTGCCAACTGGTTAACCCACAAAGGCTGGTTTAACGAACAAGACAATGAAAAACGCCTTACCGCAATGCGCCAAGAGGTTTTAGCGTCAATGAAGCGGTGCGAAACCACCGAAATTTGTCCTATCGATGACATTGTGAGTGATGTCTATGATTCAGTGCCTTGGCACCTTGATGAACAACTTCAAGACCTTAAACAACACATTAAAAAATACCCACACATGTACCCTAAAACGTCAGGGAGAATGAAATAATGGCACAAATGAATTTACTACAAGCCATCAATAATGCCCTCATTACTGCCATGACAGACGACGATAAAGTCATGGTTTTTGGTGAAGATGTGGGTCACTTTGGGGGCGTGTTTCGCGCTACCAGTCACCTTCAGGAAAAATTTGGAAAGGGACGCTGCTTCAATACCCCCCTAACCGAACAGGGTATTATAGGTTTTGCCAATGGTTTAGCAGCCCAAGGGTCTGTGCCTGTCGCTGAAATTCAATTTGGTGACTATATCTTCCCCGCATTCGACCAAATTGTGAACGAAACCGCTAAGTGGCGTTATCGTTCTGGAGGACAATTTGATGTAGGCACTCTGACTATTCGTACCCCCTATGGCGGCGGTATTGCTGGCGGGCACTACCATAGCCAATCGCCAGAAGCGTTTTTCGCCCACTGCCCGGGCCTAAAGATAGTGGTGCCTAGAAACCCGTATCAAGCCAAAGGGCTGTTACTGGCGTCTATTAGAGACAAGAATCCTGTGTTGTTTTTAGAGCCTAAAAAGCTCTATCGTGCGTCAATCAGTGACGTGCCAGAGGAAGATTATCAGTTACCCTTGGGTAAAGCAGATATTGTTCAAGAAGGTTCAGATATCACATTGTTAGGCTGGGGCGCACAAATTGAAGAGCTTCAAAAGGCGGCAGCAACGGCACTAGATGATGGCGTTTCCTGTGAAATTATCGACTTGCGCAGTATTTTACCCTGGGATGCCCACACAGTAGCTGCATCTGTCATGAAAACAGGGCGTTTACTTATTAATCACGAAGCGCCGCTCACGGGCGGCTTTGCCAGTGAAATAGCGGCAACAATTCAAGAGAAGTGTTTTTTATATCTGGAAGCGCCGATTGCTCGGGTGTGTGGCTTAGATACGCCTTATCCACTGGCGCACGAAAAAGAGTATATGCCAGACGCGACTAAAATCTACGAAGCCATTAAGCGCACACTTCACTACTAAGGGGCCCAGCATGACTATTGACTTTATATTGCCTGACATTGGTGAAGGCATTGTTGAATGTGAGCTTTTGGAATGGTTAGTGTCCGAAGGCGACGTCATTGAAGAAGACCAGCCTGTTGCTGAGGTCATGACAGACAAAGCCACGGTTCAAATTCCGGCAATGCATAGCGGCACAGTCACCAAGCTTTACTATAAGGAGGGCGATATTGCAGCCGTGCACGCGCCATTATTTGCCATGGAGACGACAGGGGGGCTATCCACTGAACCGACCTCCACAGCAGATGCCACTCAAGAAGACGCAGTCCCACCACACCAAGATGATTCTCCTACTCAAGAAAATCTTGGTGATCAAGAAGCCGTTCATGAAGATTTCATTTTACCTGATATTGGTGAAGGTATCGTTGAATGTGAAATCGTAAAATGGAATGTAAAAGAAGGCGATCTCATTGCGGAAGACCAAAGCGTAGTTGAAGTCATGACCGACAAAGCGGTGGTTGAAATCCCAGCCAAGCATTCTGGCGTAGTGGGCACGCTGTATTATGCCCAAGGAGACATCGCTAAAGTCCATAGCCCGTTGTTTTCGCTCATCAGAAAACCCGAAACAGGCGAATTAAAAGGGCAGGAAAGCGCGGGCAGTGAATATTGCGAACCGTTAGCGGCAAACCAAAATATGTGTCACGGAAAGAGTGAAAACAACAGCAGAGACAACGCGCCCGTAAAAGACGATAAGTGGCCATCAGGTGACTTTGAGCCTCCCGTGGTTATTCCCGGTAAAGTCTTAGCTAGCCCTGCTGTTAGACGAATTGCCCGAGAACAAAGCCTTGACCTAGGTGACATAAAGGGGACAGGAAAAAAAGGAAGAATTTTAAAACAGGACGTACTGGCGCAATTAACAAAAGGAGCGAAGGACTCGCACACACCAACCCTAAAGGAGATGCCTAACCAGCCACAAGAAAACGACCGTGTGAAAACAGTAAAAGTACGCGGTGTTCAGG is from Alteromonas australica and encodes:
- a CDS encoding alpha-ketoacid dehydrogenase subunit beta, which produces MAQMNLLQAINNALITAMTDDDKVMVFGEDVGHFGGVFRATSHLQEKFGKGRCFNTPLTEQGIIGFANGLAAQGSVPVAEIQFGDYIFPAFDQIVNETAKWRYRSGGQFDVGTLTIRTPYGGGIAGGHYHSQSPEAFFAHCPGLKIVVPRNPYQAKGLLLASIRDKNPVLFLEPKKLYRASISDVPEEDYQLPLGKADIVQEGSDITLLGWGAQIEELQKAAATALDDGVSCEIIDLRSILPWDAHTVAASVMKTGRLLINHEAPLTGGFASEIAATIQEKCFLYLEAPIARVCGLDTPYPLAHEKEYMPDATKIYEAIKRTLHY
- a CDS encoding dihydrolipoyllysine-residue acetyltransferase encodes the protein MTIDFILPDIGEGIVECELLEWLVSEGDVIEEDQPVAEVMTDKATVQIPAMHSGTVTKLYYKEGDIAAVHAPLFAMETTGGLSTEPTSTADATQEDAVPPHQDDSPTQENLGDQEAVHEDFILPDIGEGIVECEIVKWNVKEGDLIAEDQSVVEVMTDKAVVEIPAKHSGVVGTLYYAQGDIAKVHSPLFSLIRKPETGELKGQESAGSEYCEPLAANQNMCHGKSENNSRDNAPVKDDKWPSGDFEPPVVIPGKVLASPAVRRIAREQSLDLGDIKGTGKKGRILKQDVLAQLTKGAKDSHTPTLKEMPNQPQENDRVKTVKVRGVQAAMAKQMVASVSTIPHFTVSDELVMDNLIALRQRLKPVFEEKGVKLSLMPFFIKALSLALSEFEIINSQLNDDATELRYFYDHNIGFAVDTKIGLLVPNIKQVQQLSIFDIATQMQEIIDEARKGQIASHHLKGGTISISNIGAIGGITATPVINKPEAAIVALGKTQSLPRFTPKGEVVAQQIMMINWSGDHRIIDGATMVKFNNLWMSYLQAPEKMLMHLR
- a CDS encoding thiamine pyrophosphate-dependent dehydrogenase E1 component subunit alpha, with amino-acid sequence MKDRNHLAQVTTVADVNIIDNGIIDIPMLQILDENGKATPEATLPDISQAQALKIHETMAYTRVLDERMVAAQRQGRISFYLASTGEEAATVASAAALSTEDLIMSQYREQGALAYRGYTTDQFMNQMFSNKDDPNKGRQMPIHYGDKALNFMTISSPLGTQIPQASGYAYGQKMAGKDAITICYFGEGAASEGDFHAGLNMAAVLSCPVIFFCRNNGYAISTPAEEQFAGDGIASRGLGYGIKTIRVDGNDVLAVYAATKRAREIALAEQCPVLIEAMTYRLAAHSTSDDPSGYRSKEEEEKWRTKDPITRFANWLTHKGWFNEQDNEKRLTAMRQEVLASMKRCETTEICPIDDIVSDVYDSVPWHLDEQLQDLKQHIKKYPHMYPKTSGRMK